From a single Adhaeribacter swui genomic region:
- a CDS encoding phage holin family protein: MNFIVNLLVSAGVLMLMAYILPQVRIKSFGTALWVAFLVGIFNATIGFLLRLPLNLVTFFLLSFVVRLVVTAIIIKLVDKLVRNFEIKGFWPALVIAIALAIAGTLVNREEAEDRYQYNSASVTAQRAPLT; this comes from the coding sequence ATGAATTTTATCGTTAATTTATTGGTAAGCGCCGGTGTGTTAATGCTGATGGCTTACATTTTACCGCAAGTAAGAATTAAAAGTTTTGGAACTGCCTTATGGGTTGCCTTTTTGGTTGGTATATTTAACGCCACCATTGGTTTTCTTTTGCGCCTGCCACTTAATTTAGTTACTTTCTTTTTATTAAGCTTTGTGGTTCGGCTGGTAGTTACCGCTATTATTATAAAATTAGTAGATAAACTGGTGCGCAATTTTGAAATTAAGGGTTTTTGGCCGGCCTTAGTAATAGCTATTGCTTTGGCTATTGCGGGTACTTTAGTAAACCGGGAAGAAGCTGAAGATCGTTATCAGTATAATTCAGCATCCGTTACCGCTCAACGCGCGCCGCTTACCTAA
- a CDS encoding DUF7133 domain-containing protein, with translation MRFIFKPFSKQTKLFWVSAVAPAIFLTGFTKDDPTGKKIVRLTAAEATARAKAIEATENPILDAGLSMHVWGVDSLIADPIAIDIDDKGRLFYTRTNRQKSSEFDIRGHQDWEIPSISLQTVEDRRAFLRKTLAPNLSGQNNWLPDMNQDGSHDWRDLTVQKEYVFRVEDTDGDGIADFRQLVVEDFNDEVTDVAHGVLAHNNELYVTVAPDMWKLRDKDGDGLMDEKKSLMTGFGVHIGFSGHGLSGLEVGPDGKIYWQIGDIGFNGKGPDGKKWEYPNSGVVVRCNPDGSDFEVFASGNRNTHEFVFDEYGNLISHDNDGDHAGEKERLVYIVNGADIGWRSNWQYGKYRDPDNNTYKVWMDENMYKPRFEGQAAYFTPTIANYVSGPAGMLYNPGTALSPKYKNHFFVGEFTGSAARSGIHAFTLKPKGAGFELGETKKIVGNVLGTGIDFGPDGAMYVADWINGWGTKNNGRIWKLDDKSQTNSPERQLTKTLLAADFAKKTDAELSEILKNPDMRVRQKAQFELANRGEKGAAIFQKNIKQSSNQLARVHGIWGMSQLARQDKIYAKTLVALLKDKDPEIRAQAAKWLGDMKYAEAGKALVPVLQDNYSRARFFAAEALGRIAYEPAVNPIIALLKNNNDEDTYLRHAGSLALARIGKAEPLVALAKDQSRALRIAAVVALRRMSHPGIASFLSDQDEFVVTETARAINDDLCIPAALPALGNLLATTKFTNEALIRRAINANLRVGSPEAMQNLINYAQKEGNPVAMRAEALDALSTWAKPSVLDRVDGHLRGVVQRDAALLVNKTSNLYINMLQNPELPLRMSGVKAISKLKIAQGSEALFSRLKTDKEPSMRVEALRALAAMPDKQISKAIEQALSDQEKTVRVAALDLLGKTNMAPDLMVSLLSEVINTRTTEEKQAALLTLGKLPVKNTQKVFNQLLTQMANGKLAPEIQLELEEAIDSTRSTQLISQYKNQSAKLSPDALMASFKGSLLGGEPETGRRVFFRHQTAQCIRCHSYDDLGGNAGPRLNGIANRLSREQLLEALINPSARLAPGFGTVTLTLKDGKSISGILQGETNTNITVKVGDQPEKTIRKDQVAKRTNAPSSMPEMRYLLTKREIRDVVSFLATLKEEE, from the coding sequence ATGCGATTCATCTTTAAACCTTTTAGTAAACAAACCAAGCTGTTTTGGGTGTCGGCGGTGGCGCCCGCTATTTTTTTAACCGGTTTTACCAAAGACGATCCCACCGGAAAAAAGATTGTACGGTTAACTGCCGCCGAAGCTACTGCCCGGGCCAAGGCTATTGAAGCTACCGAAAATCCAATCTTAGATGCGGGATTGAGCATGCACGTGTGGGGCGTTGATTCTTTAATTGCCGACCCGATTGCCATTGACATAGATGATAAAGGCCGCTTGTTTTATACCCGCACCAACCGGCAAAAAAGTTCGGAGTTTGATATCCGGGGCCACCAGGACTGGGAAATTCCTTCCATCAGTTTGCAAACCGTGGAAGATCGCCGGGCATTTCTGCGCAAAACTTTAGCTCCCAACTTAAGTGGCCAAAATAATTGGTTACCCGATATGAACCAGGATGGTTCGCATGATTGGCGCGACTTAACCGTGCAAAAAGAATACGTGTTTCGGGTAGAAGACACGGATGGGGATGGTATTGCGGATTTCCGGCAACTGGTTGTGGAAGATTTTAACGACGAAGTTACCGATGTGGCCCACGGTGTACTAGCGCATAACAACGAACTATACGTTACGGTTGCTCCGGATATGTGGAAGCTGCGGGACAAAGACGGTGATGGTTTAATGGATGAAAAAAAATCGCTGATGACCGGTTTTGGCGTACATATTGGTTTTAGCGGGCACGGCTTATCTGGTTTAGAAGTAGGGCCCGATGGCAAAATTTACTGGCAAATTGGTGATATTGGGTTTAATGGCAAAGGGCCTGATGGTAAAAAATGGGAATACCCGAACAGTGGCGTAGTAGTACGTTGTAATCCGGATGGTTCTGATTTTGAAGTTTTTGCTTCTGGTAACCGCAATACTCACGAATTTGTATTCGATGAATACGGTAACCTGATTAGCCACGATAACGACGGCGACCATGCTGGCGAAAAAGAAAGATTGGTTTACATTGTAAACGGCGCTGATATTGGCTGGCGCAGCAACTGGCAATATGGCAAATACCGCGACCCGGATAATAATACCTACAAAGTATGGATGGACGAAAACATGTACAAGCCCCGCTTTGAAGGACAAGCCGCTTACTTTACGCCAACCATCGCCAATTACGTTAGCGGCCCGGCGGGTATGCTGTACAACCCCGGCACGGCGCTTAGCCCGAAATACAAGAATCACTTTTTTGTAGGCGAGTTTACCGGCAGTGCTGCCCGGTCGGGCATTCATGCGTTTACTTTAAAACCGAAAGGCGCAGGTTTTGAACTCGGTGAAACTAAAAAAATTGTGGGTAACGTGTTAGGCACGGGTATCGATTTTGGTCCGGATGGAGCCATGTACGTAGCCGACTGGATTAATGGCTGGGGTACCAAAAACAACGGACGCATCTGGAAACTTGATGATAAAAGCCAGACAAACTCGCCGGAACGGCAATTAACAAAAACTTTACTGGCCGCTGATTTTGCAAAAAAAACGGATGCCGAACTGAGCGAAATTTTAAAAAATCCGGATATGCGGGTTCGCCAGAAAGCGCAGTTTGAGTTAGCCAACCGCGGCGAAAAAGGAGCCGCTATTTTCCAGAAAAATATAAAACAAAGCAGCAACCAGTTAGCCCGGGTGCACGGCATCTGGGGCATGAGCCAATTAGCTCGCCAAGATAAAATATATGCGAAAACCCTGGTAGCTTTATTAAAAGACAAAGATCCGGAAATTCGGGCGCAGGCGGCCAAGTGGCTGGGCGATATGAAATACGCCGAAGCGGGTAAAGCGTTGGTACCGGTTCTACAAGATAACTACAGCCGGGCACGCTTTTTTGCCGCCGAAGCCTTAGGCCGGATCGCCTACGAACCTGCCGTTAACCCCATCATTGCCTTATTAAAAAATAATAACGACGAAGACACTTACCTTCGACACGCAGGTAGCCTGGCTTTAGCCCGTATCGGCAAAGCCGAACCTTTAGTTGCTTTAGCCAAAGATCAATCGCGAGCCTTACGTATTGCGGCCGTGGTAGCCTTGCGGCGCATGAGCCACCCGGGAATTGCCAGCTTTTTATCTGATCAGGATGAATTTGTGGTTACCGAAACTGCCCGGGCCATTAACGATGATCTGTGTATTCCGGCGGCCTTACCGGCTCTGGGTAATTTGTTGGCTACAACTAAGTTTACCAACGAAGCACTTATTCGGCGGGCGATTAACGCGAACCTACGGGTAGGCAGCCCGGAAGCAATGCAAAATTTAATTAATTACGCGCAAAAAGAAGGAAACCCGGTAGCCATGCGGGCCGAAGCACTGGATGCTTTAAGCACCTGGGCAAAACCATCTGTGTTGGACCGGGTAGATGGCCATTTGCGGGGAGTAGTACAACGCGATGCCGCCTTATTGGTAAATAAAACCAGTAATTTATACATTAACATGCTGCAAAACCCAGAATTGCCTTTGCGTATGAGCGGTGTAAAAGCTATTAGCAAGTTGAAAATAGCCCAAGGTTCCGAGGCTTTATTTTCCCGTTTAAAAACAGACAAAGAGCCTTCCATGCGGGTAGAAGCTTTACGTGCTTTAGCTGCTATGCCAGATAAACAAATCAGTAAAGCCATTGAGCAAGCTTTGTCGGATCAGGAAAAAACCGTAAGGGTAGCTGCCCTGGACTTGCTCGGAAAAACCAATATGGCGCCAGATTTAATGGTGTCTTTGTTGAGCGAAGTAATTAATACCCGCACCACCGAAGAAAAACAAGCCGCTTTATTAACCCTGGGCAAATTACCGGTTAAAAATACCCAGAAAGTATTTAATCAATTACTTACCCAAATGGCCAATGGCAAGCTTGCTCCCGAAATACAACTAGAATTAGAAGAGGCGATTGATAGTACCCGGTCCACGCAGTTAATTTCGCAGTATAAAAATCAATCTGCCAAATTATCGCCGGATGCCTTAATGGCTTCTTTTAAAGGTAGCTTACTGGGTGGCGAGCCGGAAACCGGGCGCCGGGTTTTCTTCCGGCACCAAACCGCGCAGTGCATCCGTTGCCATTCTTACGACGACCTGGGCGGCAATGCCGGTCCCAGATTAAATGGCATTGCCAACCGGCTATCCCGGGAGCAGTTGTTAGAAGCTTTAATTAACCCCAGCGCAAGACTGGCGCCGGGTTTTGGCACGGTTACCCTTACCCTGAAAGACGGCAAAAGCATTAGCGGCATTTTACAAGGAGAAACCAACACGAATATCACGGTAAAAGTAGGGGACCAGCCTGAAAAAACTATCCGGAAAGATCAGGTTGCCAAACGTACCAATGCGCCCTCCAGCATGCCCGAAATGCGTTACCTCTTAACTAAACGCGAAATCCGGGATGTGGTAAGCTTTCTGGCAACCTTAAAAGAAGAAGAATAA
- a CDS encoding phosphoenolpyruvate carboxylase: MTAYSSGSLHKFRNLVGFKYEMYNSLFSSLPFYRVEKTGVLLSLFLLHCEEGLKKESSPNDIITSFFKQYTSYATEQEQTDLLFRFVQFAERQVVLFDALEDAAFNEINDMQGIGTLKHLESEISQHRAQDKLAEKLKDFSVRLVLTAHPTQFYPSEVLGIINDLSKALNNNNTALANSYLQQLGKTPFFKKEKPTPYDEAINLIWFLENVFYPATGQILSYLKNTFPNAVNPNNPLVRMGFWPGGDRDGNPFVTAENTLKVAEALRGGIVKSYYLEVRRLKKRLTFKGVAGILADLEQRLYNNLFVPGYKADLTVSEIKETMQQIRSTILRLHNGLFVNQVDSFLNKVDLFGLHFASLDIRQDSSVHSRLMEVLATQTQVLPDNYLDLSEEDKIEALLAVNSTITPDIFEEDLLQDTIESLQAIRTIQQFNGEAGCHRYIISHSTSALNIIEVYALFLLGGWTPESITIDIVPLFETIEDLRNASSVMQILYENKVYRQHLHQRGNVQTIMLGFSDGTKDGGYLMANWSIYKAKEMLSQISKQYDVEVVFFDGRGGPPARGGGKTHQFYASMGHNIANKEIQLTIQGQTISSNFGTVDAARYNMEQLMHAGISNALFSNREKTLTEPEENLLVALANESFAAYNTLKNHPDFLEYLNYVSPLRYYAETNIGSRPSKRKSGQLNLDDLRAVPYVGAWSQLKQNVPGFYGVGMALEKLKNEGKWPELKGLYQDSMFFKTLLDNCEMAMNKCSFPVTAYLANHPKYGVLWKIMYEEFERTKKYLLDLAGSEELMADKPIDQLSIHLRQRIELPLITIQQYALTKIRTWEEQQLMVDEKKIYEKLVMRCSFGIINAERNSA, encoded by the coding sequence ATGACTGCCTATTCCAGTGGCTCTTTGCACAAGTTCCGAAATCTCGTTGGGTTTAAATACGAAATGTATAACAGTTTATTCTCGTCGCTGCCCTTTTACCGGGTAGAAAAAACGGGCGTGCTGTTATCCTTGTTTTTGTTACACTGCGAAGAAGGTTTAAAAAAAGAATCTAGTCCAAACGACATTATCACGTCTTTTTTTAAACAATATACTTCTTACGCCACCGAGCAAGAACAAACCGATTTGCTGTTCCGGTTTGTGCAATTTGCCGAACGACAGGTGGTTTTGTTTGATGCCCTGGAAGATGCCGCTTTCAACGAGATTAACGACATGCAAGGGATTGGTACCCTGAAACACCTAGAATCAGAAATCTCGCAGCACCGGGCTCAGGATAAACTCGCAGAAAAGCTCAAGGATTTTTCAGTAAGATTGGTATTAACTGCGCATCCAACGCAATTTTATCCCAGCGAAGTACTGGGTATTATCAACGATTTATCTAAAGCCTTAAACAACAATAATACGGCTTTAGCCAATTCGTACTTACAGCAGCTTGGTAAAACGCCATTTTTTAAAAAAGAAAAACCAACTCCTTACGATGAGGCCATTAACCTGATCTGGTTTCTGGAGAATGTCTTTTATCCTGCTACCGGTCAAATCTTATCTTATTTAAAAAATACTTTTCCAAATGCCGTTAATCCAAATAATCCTTTAGTCCGGATGGGCTTTTGGCCTGGAGGCGACCGTGATGGAAACCCGTTTGTAACCGCTGAAAATACCTTAAAAGTTGCCGAAGCGCTGCGTGGTGGTATTGTAAAATCTTATTATTTAGAAGTACGCCGTTTAAAAAAGCGTTTAACGTTTAAAGGAGTAGCCGGTATTTTGGCCGATTTAGAGCAACGCCTATATAATAACTTATTTGTGCCAGGATACAAAGCTGATTTAACGGTTTCCGAAATTAAGGAAACAATGCAGCAAATCAGAAGTACCATTCTGCGCCTGCATAACGGACTTTTTGTAAACCAGGTAGATTCTTTTTTAAATAAAGTGGATTTATTTGGGCTGCATTTTGCTTCCCTGGATATTCGGCAGGATTCGTCGGTGCATAGTAGGTTAATGGAAGTTCTAGCCACGCAAACCCAGGTATTACCCGATAACTATTTAGATCTTTCGGAAGAAGATAAAATTGAGGCTTTATTGGCCGTAAATAGTACTATAACCCCGGATATTTTTGAAGAAGATTTACTGCAGGATACCATTGAATCCCTCCAGGCAATCAGAACCATTCAGCAATTTAATGGGGAGGCCGGTTGCCACCGTTATATTATTAGCCATAGCACCAGCGCTTTAAATATTATTGAAGTGTATGCTTTGTTTTTACTTGGCGGCTGGACTCCTGAAAGTATTACTATTGATATTGTACCGCTCTTCGAAACCATCGAAGATTTACGCAATGCCAGCTCGGTAATGCAGATTTTATACGAAAACAAAGTATACCGGCAGCACCTGCATCAACGTGGCAATGTGCAAACCATTATGCTGGGCTTTTCGGATGGCACCAAAGATGGGGGTTATTTAATGGCAAACTGGAGCATTTACAAAGCAAAAGAAATGCTAAGCCAGATCTCTAAACAATACGACGTAGAAGTGGTGTTTTTTGATGGCCGGGGAGGCCCGCCTGCCCGCGGAGGTGGCAAAACACACCAGTTTTATGCCTCTATGGGGCACAATATTGCAAACAAAGAAATTCAGCTTACCATCCAAGGGCAGACCATTAGCTCTAATTTTGGTACGGTAGATGCCGCCCGTTATAACATGGAGCAACTCATGCACGCCGGCATTAGCAATGCCCTTTTCTCTAACCGGGAAAAAACCTTAACCGAACCGGAAGAAAACTTGTTAGTAGCTTTAGCAAACGAAAGTTTTGCCGCCTACAACACCCTGAAAAATCATCCGGACTTTCTGGAATATTTAAATTACGTAAGTCCATTAAGGTATTACGCCGAAACCAATATTGGTAGCCGCCCATCTAAACGCAAATCTGGTCAGTTAAACCTGGATGATCTCCGGGCAGTACCATATGTAGGAGCCTGGAGTCAGTTGAAGCAAAATGTACCTGGTTTTTACGGAGTAGGTATGGCTTTAGAAAAGTTAAAAAATGAAGGTAAATGGCCCGAGCTAAAAGGGCTGTACCAAGATTCTATGTTCTTTAAAACTTTGCTGGATAACTGCGAAATGGCAATGAACAAGTGCAGTTTTCCGGTAACCGCTTATTTGGCGAATCATCCGAAATACGGGGTGCTTTGGAAAATTATGTACGAAGAATTTGAAAGAACTAAAAAATATCTGCTGGACTTAGCCGGTAGCGAAGAATTAATGGCAGATAAACCCATCGATCAGCTTTCCATTCATTTGCGCCAACGGATTGAGTTACCCCTTATCACCATTCAACAATATGCCTTAACCAAAATCCGGACTTGGGAAGAACAGCAATTAATGGTGGATGAAAAAAAGATTTACGAAAAATTAGTAATGCGTTGCTCCTTCGGCATCATCAACGCCGAAAGAAACTCTGCTTAA
- a CDS encoding SDR family oxidoreductase, translating to MKATEANQSAKQNPQEQYRQPPTPEPPQSVPGSEAEMQLKPDHGETSYKGSGKLTNRKAVITGGDSGIGRAVAIAFAREGADVLISYLNEDEDAKETARLVEEAGRKAVLVPGDISDEEHCKQIIERAVSELGGLDILVNNAAFQMERESLQEISTEEWEKTFRININAMFFLCKAAEPHLKPGSTVVNTTSVNAYKAPPKLIPYSATKAAIQNFTVSLGQLWADKGIRVNCVAPGPIWTPLIPSTMSEDHVKAFGENVPLKRAGQPAELAPIYVLLASQDSSYMTCSTVQVTGGYPTI from the coding sequence ATGAAAGCAACAGAAGCAAACCAATCGGCTAAACAAAACCCGCAGGAACAATACCGGCAGCCGCCAACCCCGGAGCCGCCGCAGTCTGTACCGGGGAGCGAAGCCGAAATGCAGTTAAAGCCAGATCACGGCGAAACAAGCTATAAAGGTTCCGGCAAGTTAACTAACCGAAAAGCAGTAATTACGGGGGGCGATTCGGGTATTGGCCGGGCGGTTGCCATAGCATTTGCCCGCGAAGGTGCCGATGTGCTGATTTCTTACTTAAACGAAGACGAAGACGCGAAAGAAACAGCCAGGTTAGTGGAAGAAGCTGGCCGCAAAGCCGTGTTGGTTCCCGGCGATATTAGCGACGAAGAACATTGCAAACAGATTATAGAACGGGCAGTAAGCGAATTAGGTGGCCTGGATATTCTGGTGAACAATGCTGCTTTTCAAATGGAGCGCGAATCGTTGCAGGAAATTTCGACGGAAGAATGGGAAAAAACTTTCCGGATTAACATTAATGCCATGTTTTTCTTGTGTAAAGCCGCGGAACCACATTTAAAACCAGGTAGTACTGTGGTAAATACCACGTCGGTAAATGCTTACAAGGCTCCTCCTAAGTTAATTCCTTATTCGGCTACTAAGGCTGCCATTCAAAATTTCACGGTTAGCTTAGGCCAACTCTGGGCCGATAAAGGTATCCGGGTTAACTGCGTGGCTCCAGGACCAATCTGGACGCCTTTAATACCCAGCACCATGTCGGAAGATCATGTAAAAGCGTTTGGCGAAAATGTGCCTTTAAAACGGGCAGGGCAGCCCGCCGAGTTAGCGCCCATTTATGTTTTGTTGGCGTCTCAGGACTCCAGTTACATGACTTGCTCTACGGTGCAGGTTACCGGTGGGTACCCTACTATTTAA
- a CDS encoding response regulator, whose product MYPLHLAIIDDHQVVINGLTAMFTNHPDVRIVFTTTNHQELLRYIEQEPIDVILLDIQMPEISGIDLCKLIRKQHREVKIIAFSSFDDTHLVKQILRNGASGYVLKNADLNTIMKAINTVILDREFVDSNIQKLLVQESLTGQRRSLYEVPLTKREKEILKLIAEEFSNQEIADRLFLSLRTVETHRYNLTQKLDAKNTAALVKEAIKRGLIE is encoded by the coding sequence ATGTATCCATTACACCTAGCCATTATTGATGATCATCAGGTAGTTATAAATGGTTTAACAGCCATGTTTACTAACCACCCGGATGTTCGCATTGTTTTTACTACCACCAACCACCAGGAATTGCTGCGGTATATAGAGCAAGAGCCAATTGATGTTATTTTGTTGGATATTCAAATGCCCGAAATCAGCGGCATTGATCTTTGTAAGTTAATCCGGAAACAGCACCGCGAAGTTAAAATTATTGCCTTCAGCAGTTTTGATGATACGCATCTAGTAAAGCAAATCTTACGCAATGGTGCTTCTGGCTACGTTTTAAAAAACGCTGATTTAAATACCATCATGAAAGCAATTAATACAGTAATTCTGGACCGGGAATTTGTGGACAGTAACATTCAAAAGTTGCTGGTGCAGGAAAGTTTAACCGGGCAACGGCGCTCGTTGTACGAAGTACCTTTAACCAAACGGGAAAAAGAAATTTTAAAATTAATTGCGGAAGAGTTTAGTAATCAGGAAATAGCCGACCGGCTTTTTTTAAGTTTACGCACCGTAGAAACCCACCGGTATAATCTTACGCAAAAGTTAGATGCTAAAAATACCGCTGCCTTGGTAAAAGAAGCTATAAAAAGAGGATTGATCGAATAA
- a CDS encoding tetratricopeptide repeat-containing sensor histidine kinase translates to MFLKHLGLTLIVSLLFCSFRVKAQDAALPLLLAGKNDTTKVNQLIKYADKLTDNQPQEALPILNKIVNLSNRLNYPDGTGAALYLIGYVHLSSGNYPVAMRYYRQAAANYRLSGNLRKIAKCQTSIGNVYGYLGKTDSCISHFISAIKILEENKYQPELSRTYLNLGIMYDNIEEHQKSIFYVKKALAISRELNDTFLLNRELAELSAAHRQLGNFKQAYAYAAESLRLSKAKGTDKSMLSTAYDTYSNACVDLKRYDEAISAGKEAIKYASEIGQNQLYISAAMGLAGAYKEKGEHRQAITLLEATLKKCQDNGNVMFLREVYRFLAEGNYALGNYRQAYQHYENFNRYEDTLANQENRKAIAEMEIKYQTAQKEKALTDKQLQITQKDLQLQRNQKFTLVSVAATLVAILVASLIYLNLRNKRRIYTRQLKEVQQQKEIQVLEALMQGEEKERSRISKDLHDGVAGMLAAVKMHVNSLSLQNALVLEQTVYRQALHLLDEASYEVRKTAHNLMPEMLMQHGLDEALRRYCQNISNDHTLVVQYDSWGEIKRYKESFELSVYRIVQELLNNIMKHSRADRAIVQLSQRNNILSTTIEDNGIGFNRQEMKSDGLGLRSLQSRVQAINGKLEVEAQAGSGVSAYLEFETSGLEV, encoded by the coding sequence ATGTTTCTTAAGCACCTTGGATTAACTTTAATCGTTTCTTTACTCTTTTGCTCATTCAGAGTAAAGGCGCAAGATGCAGCGTTGCCATTGCTTTTAGCGGGTAAAAATGATACTACCAAAGTAAACCAATTAATTAAATACGCCGATAAATTAACCGATAACCAGCCGCAAGAAGCTCTGCCCATTCTAAACAAAATAGTTAATTTAAGTAATCGCTTAAATTACCCCGATGGTACCGGAGCCGCCTTATACCTGATAGGCTACGTGCACCTGAGCAGTGGCAACTACCCGGTTGCCATGCGTTATTACCGGCAAGCGGCCGCTAATTATCGGCTATCGGGTAATTTGCGTAAAATAGCCAAATGCCAGACCAGCATAGGCAATGTGTATGGGTACCTGGGCAAAACCGATAGTTGCATCAGCCATTTTATCTCGGCCATTAAAATTTTAGAAGAAAACAAGTACCAGCCCGAGCTTTCGCGTACTTACCTGAACTTAGGGATTATGTACGATAACATCGAGGAGCATCAAAAAAGCATCTTTTATGTGAAAAAAGCCTTGGCAATATCGCGGGAGCTAAATGATACCTTTTTACTTAACCGCGAATTAGCCGAATTAAGTGCGGCGCACCGCCAGTTAGGCAACTTTAAACAAGCGTATGCTTATGCCGCCGAATCATTGCGGCTTTCTAAAGCCAAGGGTACCGATAAATCCATGCTCAGTACCGCTTACGACACCTATTCCAACGCCTGCGTTGACTTAAAAAGGTACGACGAAGCCATTTCGGCGGGAAAAGAAGCTATAAAATATGCCTCCGAAATCGGGCAAAATCAACTTTATATATCGGCGGCCATGGGTTTAGCCGGCGCCTATAAAGAAAAAGGAGAACACCGGCAAGCCATTACCCTGCTGGAAGCCACTTTGAAAAAATGTCAGGACAATGGCAATGTGATGTTTTTACGGGAAGTATACCGGTTTTTAGCCGAAGGAAATTACGCTTTAGGCAATTACCGGCAAGCCTACCAGCACTACGAAAACTTTAACCGCTACGAAGATACGCTCGCTAACCAGGAAAACCGGAAAGCTATTGCCGAGATGGAAATTAAATACCAAACGGCGCAAAAAGAAAAAGCTTTAACCGATAAACAACTGCAAATAACCCAGAAAGACTTACAACTACAACGCAATCAAAAATTTACATTGGTTAGTGTGGCTGCTACCCTGGTTGCCATTCTGGTAGCCAGTTTAATTTACCTGAACTTAAGAAACAAGCGGCGCATTTACACCCGGCAATTAAAAGAAGTGCAGCAGCAAAAAGAAATACAGGTGCTGGAAGCTTTAATGCAAGGCGAAGAAAAAGAACGCAGCCGTATTTCTAAAGATTTACATGATGGAGTGGCCGGCATGTTGGCGGCCGTTAAAATGCACGTAAATAGTTTATCGCTGCAAAATGCACTGGTACTGGAACAAACCGTTTACCGGCAAGCGCTCCATTTATTAGACGAAGCTTCGTACGAAGTTCGTAAAACGGCCCACAATCTTATGCCCGAAATGCTCATGCAACATGGCTTGGATGAGGCTCTACGGCGCTATTGCCAGAATATCAGCAACGATCATACCTTGGTAGTGCAATACGATTCGTGGGGCGAGATTAAACGATACAAGGAAAGTTTTGAGCTATCGGTTTACCGGATAGTACAAGAACTTTTAAATAATATCATGAAACACTCCCGAGCCGACCGGGCCATTGTGCAGTTAAGCCAACGTAATAATATTCTTTCTACTACCATTGAAGACAATGGCATTGGCTTTAACCGGCAAGAAATGAAAAGCGACGGTTTGGGCCTGCGCAGCCTGCAAAGCCGGGTACAAGCCATTAACGGTAAATTAGAAGTAGAAGCCCAAGCAGGTAGTGGCGTGAGCGCTTATCTTGAATTTGAAACCAGCGGATTAGAAGTATAA
- a CDS encoding sugar phosphate isomerase/epimerase family protein, which yields MRAHHYLLVSLLSISPYVTTQAQKIPELGLVESIEQDSLAYAAGFHLLGETVGKMLSPTLSEEQFQENLQKIKKARTKIYLCNVLFPGSLKIAGPEVDEAKVLAHVDQVFARAKKANIPVIVLGSGGSRRLPDGYSNELAKEKFIPLCRQMALLAKKHNVTIAIESLNSTETNFLNTVQETAEIVKKVNHPNFRLNADIYHMLKENEPPQHIIDAGKIIVHVEIAEKEKRTVPGVVGEDFRPYLQALKKIKYQGPIVVEAKVNDAAKEIPLAYQYLTQQLKEVYGTNK from the coding sequence ATGCGCGCTCACCATTACTTGCTTGTTAGTTTGCTTAGTATTTCGCCTTACGTAACAACGCAGGCACAAAAAATACCCGAATTAGGCTTAGTAGAATCCATTGAGCAAGATAGTTTGGCGTATGCCGCGGGTTTTCATTTGCTCGGGGAAACGGTTGGTAAAATGCTGTCGCCTACTTTATCGGAAGAGCAGTTTCAGGAGAACTTACAAAAAATCAAAAAAGCCCGTACCAAGATTTACTTATGTAATGTTTTATTTCCTGGAAGTTTAAAAATAGCAGGTCCGGAAGTAGACGAAGCTAAAGTGTTGGCCCACGTAGATCAGGTATTTGCCCGGGCTAAAAAAGCAAATATTCCGGTTATTGTGCTGGGCAGTGGCGGTTCCCGCCGCTTACCCGATGGTTATAGCAATGAGTTAGCGAAAGAAAAGTTTATTCCTTTGTGCCGGCAAATGGCTTTACTGGCCAAAAAACACAACGTAACCATTGCCATAGAAAGCTTAAACAGCACGGAAACCAACTTTTTAAATACCGTGCAGGAAACCGCCGAAATTGTGAAAAAGGTAAACCACCCCAACTTTCGGTTAAACGCCGACATTTACCACATGCTAAAAGAAAACGAGCCGCCGCAACATATTATTGATGCGGGCAAAATAATTGTGCACGTAGAAATTGCCGAAAAAGAAAAAAGAACAGTGCCTGGCGTAGTAGGAGAAGATTTTAGGCCGTACTTACAAGCTTTGAAAAAAATAAAATACCAAGGCCCGATTGTGGTGGAAGCTAAAGTAAATGATGCGGCCAAAGAAATCCCCCTGGCTTATCAATATTTAACGCAGCAACTAAAAGAAGTGTACGGCACCAATAAATAG